CCGAATCTGTCGGCCCAGTTCAGAATCAGCCTCTTCCGGTCGATACATGAACAGCCAATGGTCGTTACGCAGTACGACCTTCGACACGTAAGTTCCGAACTCGAGGACGACGTAGGTGTGCCGGTCCCCCAGAACACGTTGCCAGAATTCATCTTGCGTGCCGTGCAAGACAACCGAGGAAGACGTCCCAAGATCGGGGGACGTCACGGACGGGCCAAAAATGCTTACGGCTCGCTCATAGCCGCTTGCCCCGGACGGCTGTTCGCATTGCAGCTCGCCATATCCGTAAGGACCGAGCCCAGTGTGGTAATCGATAATGATGACCTGATCACGAGCTGCGAGGTCAAAGTCTACCGCGATACGCTCCAAAGTTCGCCTTGCTTCGGTCGGCTCCGCGCCTCCGTAGTGAATGCCGCCAGGGATCGTGTACTGCCCACTAGACCGCGCTTCCCGATATTTCTGCTCACCGTGCAGCGATCGATATGCCGTGAGCACGGCCTCAGCGCGCCGCGATCCCTCCTCTGAAATGTCCGCAGGAACAATATGCTCAGCCAGCTCGTCGTATCCAGAATTTCGGGGAACCGGCTTTGAAAAGTCGATAAAATTCCGATTGAGGTCGCACCCCTCTGCAGTTACTCGGCGATCCCAGGCAAAACCGTAGCAATTCAGCGCGTGAATGAAGAGCACGGCTGTTGAGGGCGGAAGCCTCTCGTGGAACTTGGCTTTGAAGAATAAGAGTTGTGCTGCGGATCCGCAGTATCCTTCTGGACCGTGCGCGCCGGAAACGAGGACCAAGACCCTCTTGGCCTCCGAGCGGCCGAAATACACTGCATCGGTAAAGAGATCCTCACCAGACGGTCCCTCTGTGCTGCATTGGTATGCTCTCGACGCAGGCGCTGCTACCAGGAATTTATCCCTCGCCTCTAGATAATTATCAGAGAAGACGACTGGAGCAATCTGCTTTGCTCTGTCAAGATTCATTCTGCTCCACCTCCCTACAAATCGCTCGGAATCCCGGCGCTCCTATAGCGTGCCCAAGAGTTCGTCGGCCCTGCGATCATTTCAAACCCGACGCATGTTTTCTCAGCTTATTTCAGCGAATTAATGCCGGAAATCTGCGCGAGACGTTCAAGTCGTGCGTTTTGCGTTCCCATAGCGAGGCAGTCCGGTCTGGCACCTGACGGCGAGGGTCAAGGAGTTCGATGTCGCCAAGGCGGCCGTCACGCAGCAGTTGGACGAAGGCGCTTTGAAGAGATTCGAACAATACTGGCGCCTTTTTCCGCTTAGCCGATTGCGCTACACTGATGCCGATATCAATGGCTGTCGCACGATGTGAGATGCGGTCGCGCTTGACGCGAGCTCTCGGTTGATGCGCGCCCCCTTGCGATAGCGCGTGCGGCTGGGCTGGACGCGAGCACACGTCGCGCAGGAGGACATTCTCTCTCACCCCACGCCGGTCAACTTCGGCACATCATCCTCCCCTGGCCGCGCCCGCCGGCACGGTTGGAGGTCGAATGCGACGGATGCCGAAGCCGCGAGCCTGCAGCACAGACGCGAACGCATTAAGCGCGCATTTTCGTCGAAGATAAATGGCACGATCTGCGCGTCCAAGGACCGCGTGCAGCGGTCTCCGTGCGTGAACTGCGGCGCGGCGATCTAAGTGAGAAGGCGTGTCAATCATGGGGTCTTCGTATCCATCCGAGCTAAGCCGCGGACAGATCGATCCACGAGTTCATCGCTTGAGTGCATGATTGCGCTACTTGAGTGGAGGGCCCCGACGCACGAGGCGTCCAGTTCCACGGCAATAACTCATGCAGCCGGCCTTGCGGCATGTCGGCGATACGCGCGAAGACGTCGGCGAGCCAGGCTTTCGGGGCGATGTCGTTGAGACACGCAGTCATGATGAGCGTCGCCATGACGGCGGCCCGATCGGCACCATGATCGGAGCCGGCGAACAACCATGCCTTTCTTCCAAGAGCCATTGCCCGTTCATTCTGCCCATGTCGGGCAGGAATTGGAAGTCCACTACCGGTATCATCCATATTTCGGCCGCAAGATCTTGGTGCGTCGCATGGAGGAGCGAGCGACGGGCCAATTTCTTAGCGTCCAAGGGCCGGCAGGCATCGTGGTATCGATCGCCGGTTGAATGCTCGTTCGGGAGGAACGCAATGAAGTCTCTCAGATTGCCGGCGGCGGCGCCGAGCCGGCAGATGAACCTCTTATTCGACAACAGCCGGCTGGAAGGCGTGGCCTCCGTCGAGCGGGACAAGATCATCTCGGTGCTGGCCCAAATCCTCATGCAGGCGGCGGGCCTCAGCGTCGAGGAGCTTGAAGATGACTAGCGCTGAGGTGATTCCGGCGGTCGTTCTCAAGAGGAAGGCTGTCGTGTATGTGCGCCAGTCGACGCAATCCCGGGTTATGACCGACCTGGAGAGCAAGCGGCGCCAATACGATCTCGTCGATGTCGCCCGCCAACGCGGTTTCGTCGACGTTGAAATCATCGATGATGATCTCGGCCGTTCGGCAAGCGGGACGGTGGCACGCCCGGGCTTCGACCGCTTGGTCGCACGGCTGTGCGCCGGCAAGGTCGGCGCCGTTCTATGCTTCGATGCGTCCAGGCTCGCGCGAAACGGTCGCGATTGGCATCACCTGCTCGAATTATGTGGGCTTGTCGAAGCCCGCGTCATCGATCTCGACGGCGTCTATAATCCGTGTCAGCCAAATGATCGCCTGCTCCTCGGCATGAAAGGCAGTATCAGCGAGTTCGAGCTCGGCGTGCTGCGCGCGAGAATGCTGGACGCTGCCCGGTCCAAGGCCAGCCGGGGCGAGCTGCGGTTATCGGTTCCATTCGGCTACATTTGGCACCGTGAAGCGGGGCTTGGTCTCGATCCCGATCTACGTCTCCAGGAAGTGACCCGAATCATCTTCGCGCTTCCGCGAGCTGGGCAGCGCGCGCCAGGTGTTGCTCTCGAGGATAGCCGATCAGATCCACTTCCCGCGGCCCTCCGACGAAGGTCGCATGACCAGCTTCGACTGGGTGGCGATCCGCTACCGCAACGTCATCGTGGTTCTCAAGAATCCTTTTTATGTAGGCCTTTACGTCTACGGGAAAAGCGAGAAACGCACCTCCATCGTCGAAGGGAGGGCACGGTGGAGCTAGGGCATGGCAAGCCGATCGGGACATCGGAGGTGATGATCAAAGATCATCACGAAGGCTATATCGGCTGGGCCGAATATGAGCGCAACCAGAAGCAACTCGCCCTTAACAATTACGGTCGTGCCGGAGGCGCAAAGTCCGGCCGGGGTGGCAGGGCACTCCTGTCGAGGATGATGACCTGCGGGCGATGCGGGCGGCGGCTGAGCGTCACCTACACCGGCAATCCGCAGAGCCGACCGGTATATCGCTGCGAAAAACCAAACTTTATGGGTCTGCGCCGGTGCATGACCTTCGGCGGCCCGCGGGTTGATGCCGCGATCGCCCGGGAGTTGTTGCAGGCGGTGGAGCCAATGGCGATCGAAGCCGCGTTCGAGGCGGAGCGGATGCACCGGGAACAACAGGAAGACCAGCAACGCATCATGGACTTGGAAATGCAGCAGGCCCGCTATGAGGCAAGCCTGGCCGAGCGACGCTACGCCGCCTGCGATCCTGACAATCGTCTCATTGCCGCGCAGTTGGAGAAGAACTGGGAGCCGCGCTCCGGCGTGTCCGGGACCTGGAGACACGCCAGCCCGCTGAAAAGCCATCAGACGTCCAGGTCGATCCGAGTGCCTTCACCAATCTGGCGGACAATCTATCGGCGGCGTGGAATGCGCCGGGTGTTACGATGCGTGCCCGCCAGCAACTATTGCGGACATTGATCA
This Bradyrhizobium sp. CCBAU 53421 DNA region includes the following protein-coding sequences:
- a CDS encoding DUF2817 domain-containing protein; its protein translation is MNLDRAKQIAPVVFSDNYLEARDKFLVAAPASRAYQCSTEGPSGEDLFTDAVYFGRSEAKRVLVLVSGAHGPEGYCGSAAQLLFFKAKFHERLPPSTAVLFIHALNCYGFAWDRRVTAEGCDLNRNFIDFSKPVPRNSGYDELAEHIVPADISEEGSRRAEAVLTAYRSLHGEQKYREARSSGQYTIPGGIHYGGAEPTEARRTLERIAVDFDLAARDQVIIIDYHTGLGPYGYGELQCEQPSGASGYERAVSIFGPSVTSPDLGTSSSVVLHGTQDEFWQRVLGDRHTYVVLEFGTYVSKVVLRNDHWLFMYRPEEADSELGRQIRNASKLHFYPQRLDWKEMVVWRSHQVHRQAMEALMSVD